The following are encoded together in the Mumia sp. Pv4-285 genome:
- a CDS encoding glutamyl-tRNA reductase: protein MSVLVVGVSHRSAPVSVLERVALDGDAVAKVAHHALDADHVSESLVVSTCNRVEIYVEADRFHGSVEDISELLVEHSGLTRTDLLRHIYVHYDDAAVAHLFSVASGLDSMVVGESQILGQVRTALQRGQDDATVGPALNLLFQQALRIAKRGHAETDIDKAGPSLVAASLEAVARSGHRLEDMRVLVVGAGAMAALAATTAARRGVASVAVANRTDTTAERLAESVGGTAVRWADLSAALADADLVISCTGATGTVIRTDQVRSAIASRTTPYVLVDLALPRDIEEEVADLPGVMVLGLAELQAMLTDEHGAADVEAVRGIVADEVSSFLSARHAAKVTPTVVALRSMATSVVDAELERLEGRLRDVDPQVVAELRQTVRRVADKLLHQPTVRIKEMAGRPDALTYANALADLFALDPATVDAVSAVERARSTSGGDPA, encoded by the coding sequence GTGAGCGTCCTCGTCGTCGGTGTCTCCCACCGAAGTGCCCCGGTCTCCGTCCTCGAGCGCGTCGCGCTGGACGGCGACGCGGTCGCCAAGGTCGCGCACCACGCGCTCGACGCCGACCACGTCAGCGAGTCGCTGGTCGTGTCGACCTGCAACCGCGTCGAGATCTATGTGGAGGCGGACCGTTTCCACGGCTCGGTGGAGGACATCTCGGAGCTCCTGGTCGAGCACTCCGGCCTCACCCGCACCGACCTGCTCCGTCACATCTACGTCCACTACGACGACGCAGCGGTCGCCCACCTGTTCTCGGTCGCCTCCGGTCTCGACTCGATGGTCGTCGGCGAGAGCCAGATCCTCGGCCAGGTCCGTACGGCGCTGCAACGCGGCCAGGACGACGCCACCGTCGGTCCAGCCCTCAACCTGCTGTTCCAGCAGGCCCTCCGCATCGCCAAGCGCGGCCACGCCGAGACCGACATCGACAAGGCCGGGCCCTCGTTGGTGGCGGCCTCCCTCGAGGCGGTGGCGCGTTCCGGTCACCGGCTGGAGGACATGCGGGTGCTCGTCGTCGGCGCCGGTGCCATGGCGGCGCTGGCAGCCACGACGGCGGCGCGCCGCGGTGTCGCGAGCGTGGCCGTCGCCAACCGCACCGATACGACGGCCGAGCGGCTCGCCGAGTCCGTCGGCGGCACCGCTGTCCGCTGGGCGGACCTGTCCGCCGCGCTGGCCGACGCCGACCTGGTGATCTCCTGCACGGGCGCCACCGGCACCGTCATCAGGACCGACCAGGTGCGCTCGGCGATCGCGAGCCGGACCACGCCGTACGTCCTCGTGGACCTGGCCCTTCCTCGCGACATCGAGGAGGAGGTCGCGGACCTGCCGGGCGTGATGGTCCTCGGGCTCGCAGAGCTCCAGGCGATGCTCACCGACGAGCACGGCGCCGCGGACGTCGAGGCCGTACGCGGGATCGTCGCCGACGAGGTCTCGTCATTCCTCTCGGCGCGGCACGCCGCGAAGGTGACACCGACCGTCGTCGCGCTGCGCTCGATGGCCACGTCGGTCGTCGACGCCGAGCTCGAGCGCCTCGAGGGGCGCTTGCGCGACGTCGACCCGCAGGTCGTCGCCGAGCTGCGCCAGACCGTGCGCCGCGTCGCCGACAAGCTGCTCCACCAGCCCACCGTCCGCATCAAGGAGATGGCAGGGCGGCCCGACGCGCTGACGTACGCGAACGCGCTCGCCGACCTGTTCGCCCTCGACCCCGCCACGGTCGACGCCGTGAGCGCGGTCGAACGCGCCCGCTCCACGTCCGGGGGTGACCCCGCATGA
- a CDS encoding redox-sensing transcriptional repressor Rex encodes MNQLRAQANGRPVSSGIPEATVARLPVYLRALTALGESGLRTVSSEQLATAAGVNSAKLRKDLSYLGSYGTRGVGYDVEYLRYQIAREIGVNQDWAVVIIGIGNLGQALSNYGGFRSRGFRIVALVDGDASRVGEMHGDLAIAHIDDLDQVVRERGCSIGVIATPGDAAQGVADRLVASGVTSILNFAPAVLTVPAGVDVRKVDLSIELQILAYHEQRKRPPLVQSEEVVES; translated from the coding sequence GTGAACCAGCTGCGAGCGCAGGCCAACGGCCGCCCCGTGTCGTCGGGGATCCCCGAGGCGACGGTGGCGCGACTCCCGGTGTACCTCCGGGCGCTGACGGCGCTCGGCGAGTCGGGCCTGCGTACGGTCTCCTCCGAGCAGCTCGCCACCGCAGCGGGTGTGAACTCCGCGAAGCTCCGCAAGGATCTCTCGTACCTCGGATCCTATGGCACCCGTGGTGTGGGCTACGACGTGGAGTACCTCCGCTACCAGATCGCCCGCGAGATCGGCGTCAACCAGGACTGGGCCGTCGTCATCATCGGCATCGGCAACCTGGGCCAGGCCCTCTCCAACTACGGGGGTTTCCGCTCGCGCGGGTTCCGGATCGTCGCTCTCGTCGACGGCGACGCCTCCCGCGTCGGCGAGATGCACGGCGACCTCGCCATCGCACACATCGACGACCTCGACCAGGTGGTCCGCGAGCGAGGCTGCTCGATCGGCGTCATCGCGACCCCTGGTGACGCAGCCCAGGGGGTCGCCGACCGGCTCGTGGCCTCCGGTGTCACGAGCATCCTCAACTTCGCGCCCGCCGTCCTGACCGTCCCCGCGGGCGTCGACGTCCGGAAGGTCGACCTCTCGATCGAGCTGCAGATCCTGGCCTACCACGAGCAGCGCAAGCGACCGCCCCTCGTCCAGAGCGAGGAGGTGGTCGAGTCGTGA
- a CDS encoding glutaredoxin family protein — protein sequence MTTGPDEAARVVVYSKPGCHLCEDAVALVAQVCDELGQAWREVDISGDAELMRTYGEQIPVTFVDGRQHDFWRVDPTRLRRALG from the coding sequence ATGACCACCGGACCCGACGAGGCGGCGCGCGTCGTCGTCTACAGCAAGCCTGGGTGTCACCTCTGCGAGGACGCGGTCGCGCTGGTCGCGCAGGTGTGCGACGAGCTCGGCCAGGCGTGGCGGGAGGTGGACATCAGCGGCGATGCGGAGCTGATGCGGACGTACGGGGAGCAGATCCCCGTCACGTTCGTCGACGGCCGTCAGCACGACTTCTGGAGGGTCGACCCGACGCGGTTGCGTCGCGCCCTGGGGTGA
- a CDS encoding AMP-binding protein, translated as MTVNVAELVRQQAERTPDGVAFVEGYGPRRTLTWAAFDAQVSRAAAWLSAQGLVAGQRVALVLSNRIELPVVCFAALRLGLVVVPANPRAPHDEVAALCATTGVRVVVCDPDWAPLFARAGLLTVVAGAADGTETSGSVRSFADILQVSPGPRGLPPAPQDPEATALLMSTSGTSTEQRIVVLSHRALLANLDQVAAIDPPAIRPDDVVVVMLPLFHVFALSAVLIQAVRQGATSVLVDRFDPQSTLDVVARERVTVVPVAPPVVVAWSGRPGVQAALADVRVVLSGAAPIEPDLVEEFSTTAGHQLQQGYGLTEAAPVVTTTLGRPTKPGSVGAPVAGLELRLVDKDGADSELGDPGEIWLRGPNLLSGFWPDGAGGPDEDGWFATGDIGILDADGDLTLVDRLRELVIVSGFNVFPREVEEVLADAPGIAEVAVVGVEDRETGEAVRAYVVPSRGVDDPEAFAEGLREFARGRLARFKVPREIVVADSLPHTTTGEISKSRLRAAEARRGVLGLQ; from the coding sequence ATGACGGTGAACGTCGCGGAGCTTGTCCGGCAGCAGGCAGAGCGGACCCCGGACGGCGTGGCGTTCGTGGAGGGATACGGCCCGCGCCGCACCCTGACGTGGGCCGCGTTCGACGCGCAGGTCTCGCGGGCGGCGGCGTGGTTGTCGGCCCAGGGTCTGGTCGCCGGGCAGCGCGTCGCGCTCGTCCTCTCCAACCGGATCGAGCTACCGGTCGTCTGCTTCGCCGCGCTGCGTCTCGGGCTCGTCGTGGTTCCCGCCAACCCCCGTGCGCCGCACGACGAGGTCGCTGCGCTGTGCGCGACGACCGGCGTACGCGTGGTGGTCTGCGACCCCGACTGGGCTCCGTTGTTCGCGCGCGCCGGCCTGCTCACGGTGGTCGCGGGCGCGGCCGACGGTACGGAGACGTCCGGCTCGGTCCGGTCGTTCGCCGACATCCTGCAGGTGAGCCCTGGGCCTCGCGGCCTCCCGCCCGCGCCGCAGGACCCCGAGGCCACCGCGCTGCTGATGTCGACGTCGGGCACGTCCACCGAGCAGCGCATCGTCGTGCTCAGCCACCGGGCCCTGCTCGCGAACCTCGACCAGGTCGCTGCCATCGACCCGCCCGCGATCCGTCCCGACGACGTCGTGGTCGTCATGCTGCCGCTCTTCCACGTGTTCGCGCTGAGCGCCGTGCTGATCCAGGCGGTCCGGCAGGGGGCGACCTCGGTCCTCGTCGACCGCTTCGACCCACAGAGCACGCTCGACGTCGTGGCTCGCGAGAGGGTGACGGTCGTCCCGGTCGCGCCGCCGGTCGTCGTGGCCTGGAGCGGCCGCCCCGGTGTCCAGGCCGCACTGGCCGACGTCCGTGTCGTCCTGAGCGGCGCGGCCCCCATCGAGCCGGACCTCGTCGAGGAGTTCAGCACCACCGCAGGGCACCAGCTGCAGCAGGGGTACGGCCTCACGGAGGCCGCACCCGTGGTGACCACGACGCTCGGCCGGCCCACCAAGCCAGGATCCGTCGGCGCTCCCGTGGCCGGACTCGAGCTCCGGCTGGTCGACAAGGACGGCGCCGACTCCGAGCTCGGAGACCCGGGAGAGATCTGGCTGCGCGGCCCCAACCTGCTCAGCGGGTTCTGGCCGGACGGCGCGGGCGGTCCGGACGAGGACGGTTGGTTCGCGACGGGCGACATCGGCATCTTGGACGCCGACGGCGACCTCACGCTGGTCGACCGGCTCCGTGAGCTCGTCATCGTGTCCGGCTTCAACGTGTTTCCTCGCGAGGTCGAGGAGGTGCTCGCCGATGCGCCGGGGATCGCGGAGGTCGCGGTCGTCGGCGTCGAGGACCGCGAGACCGGCGAGGCCGTGAGGGCGTACGTCGTCCCTTCCCGGGGCGTCGACGATCCGGAGGCGTTCGCCGAGGGGCTCCGCGAGTTCGCTCGCGGGCGGCTCGCCCGGTTCAAGGTGCCGCGTGAGATCGTCGTGGCCGACTCGCTCCCGCACACCACGACGGGCGAGATCTCCAAGAGCCGCCTCCGCGCGGCGGAGGCACGGCGAGGAGTGCTGGGACTGCAATGA